One window from the genome of Echinicola vietnamensis DSM 17526 encodes:
- a CDS encoding SLBB domain-containing protein, with product MIKFLNLVLVQAMMGLALLLAIPQEAAAQSISDVASIKVDELSDDQVKALVKKAQDAGLGKEALLEMARSRGMAEAEVEKLSDRIEEVAMDSAPARSSSSLSKREPRQQKDYTEIQQGTIAHQGPAAEEKNNPSYFGLDLFYQKERELTFEPNLNMATPSSYVLGPGDLLYVDVYGASENYYESTITPEGNLILENIGPIGLSGLSISEATKVVKNRLSRFYADMQGDNPSTFMQLSLGNVRSIKVHLVGELRLPGTFTLSAFSTVFNALYAAGGPNTNGTMRNIKVFRNNQQVATVDAYDFLVNGKANMGFQLQDQDVIMVEPYASRVTLRGAVKRPMTFEVQPGETFEDVLAFAGGFTDNAYTNKVSVTRFTQKEKTVSDIYNGQFGIFTVKAGDEYTIGTVLNRYNNRVQLKGAVFRAGNYALSEGLTLSQLITRADGLRGDAYLDRASILRTHEDLSTSVIPVNLKAVMAGDQDVSLEADDIIRISSIYDLKDEYYLKISGEVRDPGIYPYSEGMTAEDLIQQAGGFTESASRQDVEIARRIQDGRENGEIAELIPVNLQDGLAIDGNAISLKPYDNLIVRRKPNFALERIVQVQGQVNAPGEFALRDTEERISDVIGRAGGLTGYAYPAGATLIRRTEYFNTESEQYRRQKHLEKLLDRIISQDPSEAQARQMDRLAQETKRGMTEEERRSLIAQSREETLHDISQGEGTSIKIKETEAIAIDLEAIMEQPGSKFDLILEEGDIISVPKQLQTVRMRGDVIYPTTVRYENGRSMKYYIDRAGGFDSRAKRKRTYVVYANGEVARTKSFLGLKSYPKVAPGSEVIVPSKGPRVPLRIGEIIGLTSGLATLALVISQINFNNGSGN from the coding sequence ATGATAAAATTTTTGAATTTGGTGCTGGTACAGGCCATGATGGGCTTGGCCTTGCTTTTGGCAATTCCCCAAGAAGCGGCTGCACAATCCATCTCGGATGTAGCTTCCATCAAAGTAGATGAGCTATCCGATGATCAGGTAAAGGCACTGGTCAAAAAAGCCCAAGATGCCGGATTGGGAAAAGAAGCACTGTTGGAAATGGCACGCTCCCGCGGCATGGCGGAGGCGGAAGTGGAAAAGCTGTCGGACCGGATCGAGGAAGTTGCGATGGACAGTGCTCCAGCAAGAAGCAGTTCGTCACTTTCCAAAAGGGAACCTAGGCAGCAGAAGGATTATACAGAAATTCAGCAAGGTACCATTGCCCATCAAGGGCCTGCTGCGGAGGAAAAAAACAACCCATCATATTTTGGACTGGACCTCTTTTACCAGAAAGAGCGTGAGCTGACCTTTGAGCCCAACCTAAACATGGCCACGCCGTCCAGTTATGTGCTGGGGCCGGGAGATTTGCTCTATGTAGATGTGTATGGTGCTTCCGAAAACTACTACGAGTCCACCATCACGCCGGAAGGCAATTTGATTTTAGAAAATATTGGCCCCATTGGCCTTTCAGGGCTTTCCATTTCGGAGGCTACCAAGGTGGTCAAAAATCGGCTTTCACGGTTTTATGCTGATATGCAAGGGGATAATCCCAGTACTTTTATGCAACTCTCACTGGGCAATGTGCGGAGTATTAAAGTGCACTTGGTCGGGGAATTAAGGCTCCCGGGGACCTTTACCCTGAGTGCGTTCAGTACGGTGTTTAACGCGCTCTATGCAGCAGGTGGCCCCAATACCAACGGCACCATGCGAAACATCAAGGTATTTCGGAACAACCAACAGGTGGCCACGGTGGATGCCTATGACTTTTTGGTCAATGGAAAAGCCAATATGGGCTTTCAGCTTCAGGACCAGGATGTCATCATGGTGGAGCCTTATGCTTCCCGTGTTACGTTGCGTGGTGCTGTAAAGCGTCCGATGACCTTTGAAGTCCAGCCTGGGGAAACCTTTGAGGATGTGCTTGCCTTTGCCGGAGGCTTTACCGATAATGCCTATACCAACAAGGTCAGTGTTACGCGGTTTACGCAAAAGGAAAAGACGGTTTCTGACATCTACAATGGCCAGTTCGGAATATTTACCGTAAAGGCAGGTGATGAATATACCATCGGTACGGTCCTCAACCGCTACAACAACCGCGTCCAGCTGAAAGGTGCCGTGTTCAGGGCGGGGAATTATGCCTTGTCCGAAGGGCTGACCCTTTCCCAGCTCATCACCCGGGCGGATGGATTGCGCGGGGATGCATACCTGGACCGGGCGAGTATTTTGAGGACCCATGAAGACCTTTCCACATCGGTGATTCCGGTAAACTTAAAGGCCGTGATGGCAGGGGACCAAGATGTCTCGTTGGAGGCCGATGATATCATCCGCATCTCCTCCATTTATGATTTGAAAGATGAATATTACCTGAAAATTTCCGGAGAAGTGCGGGATCCAGGGATTTATCCTTATTCCGAGGGAATGACCGCCGAAGACTTGATCCAGCAGGCCGGTGGCTTTACCGAGTCGGCTTCCCGCCAAGATGTGGAAATTGCCCGAAGAATCCAGGATGGGCGAGAAAACGGCGAAATTGCGGAGCTTATCCCGGTGAATTTACAGGATGGATTGGCCATTGACGGGAATGCCATTTCCCTGAAACCGTATGATAACCTCATCGTCCGCCGCAAGCCCAACTTTGCATTGGAGCGCATTGTACAGGTACAAGGCCAGGTGAATGCACCAGGGGAGTTTGCCCTTCGAGATACTGAGGAGCGTATTTCAGACGTCATTGGCCGTGCAGGTGGGCTGACAGGCTATGCTTATCCGGCTGGTGCCACCTTGATCCGCAGGACAGAATATTTCAATACCGAATCGGAGCAATACAGGCGACAAAAGCACCTCGAAAAGCTTTTGGACCGCATCATCAGCCAAGATCCGTCGGAGGCCCAAGCCCGCCAAATGGACCGACTGGCGCAAGAGACCAAGCGGGGAATGACCGAAGAGGAAAGAAGGAGCCTCATTGCCCAAAGCCGGGAAGAAACCCTCCATGATATCAGCCAAGGAGAAGGTACTTCGATTAAGATCAAAGAAACCGAGGCGATCGCCATCGATTTGGAGGCAATCATGGAACAGCCAGGGTCAAAATTTGACCTTATCTTGGAAGAAGGTGACATCATCAGCGTGCCCAAGCAGCTACAGACGGTTCGCATGCGCGGGGATGTTATCTATCCTACGACCGTTCGCTATGAAAATGGCCGTTCCATGAAGTACTATATCGACCGGGCAGGTGGTTTTGACAGCAGGGCCAAGCGAAAGCGGACCTACGTGGTCTATGCCAATGGCGAAGTGGCACGTACCAAAAGCTTCCTAGGGCTCAAATCCTATCCAAAGGTGGCTCCTGGATCAGAGGTAATTGTGCCTTCCAAGGGCCCTCGGGTGCCCTTAAGGATCGGTGAAATCATCGGCTTGACTTCTGGATTGGCCACGTTGGCACTGGTCATCTCCCAGATCAACTTTAACAACGGATCAGGAAACTAA
- a CDS encoding RagB/SusD family nutrient uptake outer membrane protein, whose protein sequence is MKKLIHKIFLLGLMVNIGCASDYLDTTPTDAVSEESAFATTGNAMAALNGIHRAMALRYDSQGQPGEHGVMIMREVLGEDLVMTSQANGWFVSMASWQRHISETPSDVEFVWKFYYKIIGNANMLIDKIDAAEGTQEERDEIKGQALAYRAWGHFNLVQIFAERYAYNGNNDQMGVPIVLEPITEGGPRNSVEEVYAQINQDLDDAIALLDESRNNASHLNINVARGIKARVLLTQGRFAEAATVANAARDGFDLMGESDLLAGFNDYTNPEWMWGFHQIEIQQTYFASFFAYMSVNFSSTNIRGNPKAIFQPLYDQISETDYRKRLWDANASDPELRDPFIDEVTLGSFSKEDYMNRKFVAQANGSSVGDVPYMRAAEMILIEAEALARSGDDAGAAAALFELASARDPEYTQSTNTGQALIDEIMIQRRVELWGEGFRFYDLKRLNLPLDRRGGNHVANVINSKFFEEAGTVNWQWQIPIDELNANDNIIQNPTTE, encoded by the coding sequence ATGAAAAAATTAATCCATAAAATATTTCTATTGGGCTTGATGGTAAACATTGGCTGTGCCAGTGATTACTTGGATACTACACCGACTGATGCGGTGTCCGAAGAGTCTGCATTTGCCACTACCGGCAACGCAATGGCGGCGCTAAACGGCATTCACCGTGCTATGGCACTCCGTTATGATTCCCAAGGGCAACCGGGCGAACATGGCGTGATGATCATGCGTGAAGTGTTGGGAGAAGACTTGGTCATGACCAGTCAGGCAAACGGTTGGTTTGTATCTATGGCCTCTTGGCAGCGGCACATTTCTGAAACACCATCTGATGTGGAGTTTGTCTGGAAATTCTATTATAAGATTATCGGTAACGCCAACATGCTGATCGATAAAATTGATGCGGCAGAAGGAACTCAGGAAGAACGCGACGAAATCAAAGGGCAGGCTTTGGCTTACCGGGCCTGGGGACACTTTAACTTGGTGCAAATATTTGCAGAGCGCTATGCCTATAATGGCAATAATGACCAAATGGGTGTGCCAATCGTATTGGAGCCCATCACGGAAGGCGGTCCACGTAATTCCGTAGAAGAGGTTTATGCGCAGATCAACCAGGATTTGGACGATGCCATTGCCCTTTTGGATGAAAGCAGAAACAATGCTTCCCACCTGAACATCAACGTGGCCAGGGGAATCAAAGCCAGGGTATTGCTGACGCAAGGTAGGTTTGCAGAAGCCGCGACGGTAGCCAATGCGGCAAGAGATGGTTTTGACTTGATGGGTGAATCTGACCTGCTTGCAGGCTTTAACGATTATACCAATCCCGAATGGATGTGGGGTTTCCATCAGATCGAAATTCAGCAAACCTATTTCGCTTCTTTCTTTGCCTATATGTCGGTAAACTTTAGTTCTACCAATATTCGAGGAAATCCTAAGGCGATTTTCCAACCACTTTATGACCAAATCAGCGAGACGGATTATAGAAAAAGATTGTGGGATGCCAATGCCTCTGATCCTGAATTAAGGGATCCGTTTATCGATGAGGTGACCTTGGGGTCTTTCTCGAAAGAGGATTACATGAACCGCAAGTTTGTGGCGCAAGCAAATGGTAGCTCTGTGGGGGATGTGCCCTATATGAGGGCAGCAGAAATGATCCTGATCGAGGCAGAAGCCTTGGCAAGATCAGGCGATGATGCCGGTGCTGCAGCAGCCTTGTTTGAACTGGCCTCTGCCAGGGATCCAGAATACACCCAAAGCACCAATACCGGCCAAGCCCTGATCGACGAGATCATGATCCAGCGTCGAGTGGAGCTGTGGGGAGAAGGCTTCAGGTTCTATGACCTTAAGCGTTTGAACCTGCCTTTGGACAGAAGAGGCGGTAACCATGTAGCAAATGTCATCAACAGCAAGTTCTTTGAAGAAGCTGGAACGGTCAATTGGCAGTGGCAAATCCCTATTGATGAGTTGAATGCCAATGATAACATCATTCAAAATCCAACGACTGAATAA
- a CDS encoding SusC/RagA family TonB-linked outer membrane protein: MRKSLLSLILALFTISSVWAQSRTVTGKVTSEEEPNGMPGVNVLVKGTTVGGITDLDGVYTIEVPAGQNTLVFSFIGYSSQEINIGNQSTVNVTLSPDTQNLEEVIVVAYGSAEKGNFAGSAVAIKEAKIANRPINSVTNVLEGQAAGVITTSASGQPGESPTVRIRGIGSVNASQNPLYVVDGVPYSGDISNLNPNDIADVTVLKDASSSALYGARAANGVIMITTKKGGAKKSTFNLSVRQGVSSRALPEYDRVNAAQYYPLVWESLKHGQMTSNGLEDGAASQYASENLIEQLGYNIYNVPNDQIVGLDGTLNSNAVNNFTDLDWYDELIGTGNRGEYNMTYSGGTEKTDFYTSVGYLNEKGFLLKTDIERFTGRINVNTQATDWFKTGINLSATMADGNNSRTSGNSSYVNPFFFARNMGPIYPVYLQNQQTGGYILDANGQRIYDTGDMTDLGSVRRGPGASVGRHVVQETLLNEDLYDRDVISARAYAEVSFLKDFTLRTNISTDMISHLGIEYDNKIVGDGAPAGRANRTNVRRNALTFNQILSYANTFNTKHYFEGLVAHENYDYKYNYQYLAKQEQILDGNIEPDNFVVTSAADGRVDTYRIESYFSRFNYVYDDKYSLSASIRTDGSSRFYEDVRWGTFWSVAGAWNIEKGAFFNADFFDMLKLRASYGEVGNDGLLSGSSQNYYPWQALYNLDNNNALEPGILQGSLSALELLWESNNTFDVGLDFAFAKRFSGTLEYYYRVSENLLFDVPLSLTTGLESRPINIGTMANSGVEFQIQGDIIRNQDFTWNANLNVSTFTNKFKKLPFDEQINGTKKYVVGRSIYDYWLRDWRGVDPETGYGLYTANEYLNQNGEVRDDVMIVGTDTLTTEYDNAKQHFAGTAIPDFSGGLANTFSYKNFELSVLVSFSVGGEIYDGLYASLMSSSPDGDALHTDALGRWQQPGDVTDVPRMDNINSTETNGSSDRWLIDRSYLNLRSINLSYRLPKDILGKVDASQATVFIAGENLGWLSKRKGMFVSESFNGTTSNTYSPARTFTLGLNVSF; the protein is encoded by the coding sequence ATGAGGAAAAGTTTACTAAGTCTCATCTTAGCTCTCTTTACTATTTCCTCGGTTTGGGCCCAAAGCCGGACCGTAACGGGAAAAGTGACTTCTGAAGAGGAGCCAAATGGAATGCCAGGCGTAAACGTACTGGTAAAAGGAACCACTGTGGGTGGCATCACCGATTTGGATGGTGTGTATACCATAGAGGTACCTGCAGGCCAAAATACCTTGGTATTTAGCTTTATTGGCTATAGCAGCCAAGAAATAAACATTGGCAACCAATCTACTGTCAATGTCACCCTCTCTCCAGATACCCAAAACCTGGAAGAAGTAATCGTTGTGGCTTATGGTTCTGCTGAAAAAGGCAATTTTGCCGGCTCTGCAGTGGCCATCAAGGAAGCCAAAATCGCCAATCGTCCCATCAACAGTGTGACCAACGTATTGGAAGGACAGGCTGCTGGTGTGATCACCACTTCTGCCAGCGGTCAGCCAGGCGAAAGCCCCACTGTCCGGATCCGAGGTATCGGTTCTGTAAATGCTTCCCAAAACCCGCTTTATGTCGTGGATGGCGTTCCCTATTCCGGGGACATCTCTAACCTTAACCCGAATGATATCGCAGATGTAACGGTGCTGAAAGATGCCTCTTCTTCGGCCCTTTACGGTGCCCGTGCAGCCAATGGGGTCATCATGATTACCACTAAAAAAGGTGGCGCCAAAAAATCTACCTTTAACCTTTCGGTAAGACAAGGTGTTTCTTCCCGCGCATTGCCAGAATACGACCGGGTAAATGCCGCACAGTACTATCCACTGGTATGGGAATCCCTCAAGCATGGACAAATGACTTCAAATGGCCTTGAAGATGGTGCTGCAAGCCAGTATGCTTCTGAAAACTTGATCGAACAACTTGGATATAATATCTATAATGTTCCAAATGATCAAATCGTAGGCTTAGATGGTACCTTGAACTCCAATGCCGTCAATAACTTTACCGATCTTGATTGGTACGATGAATTGATCGGAACCGGTAACCGTGGAGAATACAACATGACGTACTCAGGAGGAACAGAAAAGACAGATTTCTATACCTCTGTAGGTTACCTGAACGAAAAGGGTTTCTTGCTTAAAACCGATATTGAACGGTTTACCGGTCGTATCAATGTGAATACGCAGGCCACCGATTGGTTTAAAACAGGTATCAACCTTTCCGCCACCATGGCAGATGGTAACAATTCCCGTACCTCTGGTAACTCCAGTTATGTCAACCCATTCTTTTTCGCCAGAAATATGGGCCCGATCTATCCGGTTTACCTTCAAAACCAACAGACCGGTGGTTATATCTTGGATGCCAATGGTCAGCGTATTTATGATACAGGAGACATGACCGACCTAGGATCCGTTAGACGTGGTCCAGGTGCTTCGGTAGGTCGTCACGTGGTGCAAGAAACGTTATTGAACGAAGACCTGTATGACCGGGACGTAATCAGTGCGCGGGCGTATGCAGAAGTAAGTTTCTTGAAAGACTTTACCTTACGTACGAACATATCGACTGATATGATTTCGCATCTTGGCATCGAATACGATAACAAAATTGTCGGTGATGGTGCACCTGCCGGTAGGGCCAATCGTACCAATGTCCGAAGAAACGCCTTGACCTTCAACCAGATTTTGAGCTATGCGAATACCTTCAATACCAAACACTATTTTGAAGGATTGGTGGCGCATGAGAATTATGATTACAAATACAATTACCAGTATTTGGCCAAGCAAGAACAAATCTTGGATGGCAATATCGAGCCGGATAACTTCGTGGTGACCAGCGCTGCAGATGGCCGTGTAGACACTTACCGAATCGAATCTTATTTCTCTAGGTTTAACTATGTTTATGATGACAAGTACTCCCTATCTGCTTCGATCAGGACAGACGGATCTTCCAGGTTTTACGAAGACGTACGATGGGGTACCTTCTGGTCTGTGGCCGGTGCATGGAACATCGAGAAAGGAGCATTCTTCAATGCCGATTTCTTCGACATGCTGAAGCTTCGGGCTTCCTATGGTGAAGTAGGTAATGATGGTTTGCTTTCGGGATCATCCCAAAATTACTACCCTTGGCAAGCGCTTTATAACTTGGACAATAACAACGCCTTGGAGCCAGGTATTCTTCAAGGAAGTTTGTCTGCTTTAGAGCTGCTATGGGAATCCAACAATACTTTTGATGTCGGTTTGGACTTTGCTTTCGCAAAACGTTTCTCCGGTACCTTGGAGTATTACTACCGAGTTTCTGAAAACTTGTTGTTTGATGTACCATTGTCCCTTACGACTGGTTTGGAAAGCAGACCGATCAATATCGGTACCATGGCCAATAGCGGCGTGGAATTCCAAATCCAAGGGGACATCATCCGAAACCAGGACTTTACTTGGAATGCTAACTTGAACGTTTCGACCTTTACCAATAAGTTCAAGAAGTTGCCATTTGATGAGCAGATCAACGGCACCAAAAAATATGTCGTAGGCCGATCGATTTACGACTACTGGCTGAGAGACTGGAGAGGTGTGGATCCAGAGACAGGGTATGGGCTTTATACCGCTAATGAATACCTCAACCAAAATGGCGAGGTGCGGGATGATGTCATGATTGTAGGTACAGATACCCTGACGACTGAATACGACAATGCCAAACAGCATTTTGCCGGTACGGCGATTCCAGATTTCTCTGGTGGATTGGCGAATACATTCTCTTACAAAAACTTCGAGTTAAGTGTATTGGTGAGTTTCTCCGTGGGAGGTGAGATTTATGATGGCCTTTATGCCAGCCTAATGAGCTCCAGCCCTGATGGGGATGCGCTTCACACCGATGCGCTGGGTAGATGGCAGCAGCCTGGTGACGTGACGGATGTGCCAAGGATGGACAATATCAATTCGACTGAGACCAATGGGTCTTCAGACCGGTGGCTCATCGATCGCTCTTACCTGAACCTAAGGTCCATTAACCTGAGCTACCGATTACCAAAAGACATCCTAGGCAAGGTAGATGCTTCCCAGGCCACGGTATTTATTGCCGGAGAAAACCTTGGTTGGCTTTCAAAAAGAAAGGGAATGTTTGTATCGGAGAGTTTCAATGGAACGACTTCCAATACTTACTCTCCAGCCAGGACGTTCACGTTGGGTCTTAATGTAAGCTTCTAA
- a CDS encoding radical SAM/SPASM domain-containing protein, whose amino-acid sequence MTAATVKSKFILAKAFLRYLTWKKIVNVFLLYGSFHWSRLVKRPHMQGLPTALSVEPTTGCNLRCPECPSGLRSFTRPTGMLDKALYQKIIQESQGHLSYLHLYFQGEPFLHPELLDLVRYADERKIFTATSTNAHFLTKKTVPKVLASGLKQLIVSVDGASQGVYEQYRIGGKLDRVKEGIALLLQERKASGKRFPQVIFQFLVTGKNEHELPAIRALAAALAVDELQLKTAQIYDYEKGSELIPKDLRYSRYLPQKNGKWILKKPIRNKCWRMWQGAVVTWDGDVVPCCFDKDASHKMGNLGETALSHIWSTGAYNTFRKQLLEDRKQIEICKNCSE is encoded by the coding sequence ATGACAGCTGCGACAGTGAAGAGTAAGTTTATTTTAGCCAAGGCCTTTCTCCGGTACTTGACCTGGAAAAAAATCGTAAACGTATTTTTATTGTACGGGTCGTTTCATTGGTCCAGGTTGGTGAAAAGGCCCCATATGCAAGGCCTTCCCACGGCCTTATCGGTGGAGCCTACCACTGGCTGTAACTTACGCTGTCCGGAATGCCCGTCAGGTTTAAGGAGTTTTACACGGCCGACTGGCATGCTGGATAAGGCCCTGTATCAAAAGATCATCCAAGAAAGCCAAGGTCACCTTTCTTACCTACACCTTTATTTTCAGGGAGAGCCTTTTTTGCACCCCGAATTGCTGGACCTGGTGCGCTACGCGGACGAGCGTAAGATATTCACCGCGACTTCTACCAATGCCCACTTTTTAACCAAAAAGACGGTGCCCAAGGTTTTGGCATCTGGGCTAAAACAGCTGATCGTTTCCGTGGACGGGGCATCACAAGGGGTATATGAACAATACCGGATCGGCGGAAAATTGGACCGGGTGAAAGAAGGCATTGCATTGCTTCTTCAGGAGCGAAAGGCATCTGGAAAGCGATTTCCTCAAGTGATCTTTCAGTTTTTGGTTACCGGGAAAAATGAACATGAGCTTCCCGCTATCAGGGCACTGGCTGCTGCGCTAGCGGTGGATGAACTTCAACTCAAAACTGCCCAAATTTACGATTACGAGAAGGGGTCGGAGTTAATCCCCAAGGATCTCCGTTATTCCCGGTATTTGCCACAAAAAAATGGCAAATGGATCCTCAAAAAGCCCATTCGTAATAAATGCTGGCGCATGTGGCAGGGGGCTGTGGTGACTTGGGATGGCGATGTGGTGCCGTGCTGCTTTGATAAAGATGCCAGCCATAAAATGGGAAATCTTGGAGAAACGGCGCTCTCACATATTTGGTCCACTGGTGCTTATAATACCTTTAGAAAGCAGTTGCTGGAAGACCGGAAGCAAATCGAGATCTGTAAAAACTGTTCTGAATGA
- a CDS encoding DUF4221 family protein: MNKLTFVIYLLVIFGCSGKGSHETVASKGEQTYSLKVVDTLMVDPGEEIILVENQSSRIDVSDNRRYYFNFNWKLNHIDMIDLDKMVLEQQVKLERDGPNGTGSQVSRIDYYGEGNFMINDFNSNIRLFDQERQQIDQFRLDQETLKGDTLGAYERINTSGGIDAKGRTYFSYYSDFSKGPEGIAKVDIPSRTLTKIPVKGIEAINAYQVTYEVNGGISKRSASFHFQYLPGKILISNSAINELFFYDTRKDSLYHYQYESTITPNRQQPLRKTNAGSREEFNEIGKDIGRKLNFGQPVYDPAQGLYYRLTVFREDVNQSNWNTVLTVFDDHLEMIAENELEDFPMAWRPSFVKDNMIYFAVNIEDELAFIRAKMVAE; this comes from the coding sequence ATGAATAAACTAACTTTTGTCATCTATTTATTAGTGATTTTTGGATGCTCGGGAAAGGGTTCCCATGAAACGGTTGCTTCCAAAGGTGAACAAACATATTCCCTCAAAGTAGTAGATACCTTAATGGTAGATCCGGGAGAGGAAATCATTCTGGTAGAAAATCAAAGTAGCAGGATAGATGTCAGTGATAATCGGCGGTATTATTTCAATTTTAACTGGAAGTTGAATCATATCGACATGATAGACCTCGATAAGATGGTGCTGGAACAGCAGGTGAAGTTGGAAAGAGATGGCCCAAATGGCACCGGCAGCCAAGTTTCGAGGATTGATTATTATGGTGAGGGGAATTTTATGATCAATGACTTCAATAGCAATATCCGGCTCTTTGATCAAGAAAGGCAACAGATAGATCAGTTCCGGTTGGATCAGGAGACGCTAAAAGGAGACACCTTGGGCGCCTATGAAAGGATCAACACATCTGGAGGAATTGATGCAAAGGGCCGTACTTATTTTTCCTATTATTCGGATTTTTCAAAAGGACCAGAAGGGATAGCAAAGGTAGATATCCCGAGCAGGACCCTCACGAAGATTCCCGTAAAAGGAATTGAGGCGATTAACGCCTACCAAGTTACCTATGAAGTAAATGGAGGCATTTCAAAACGATCAGCCAGTTTTCACTTTCAATATTTACCTGGGAAAATATTGATTTCGAATTCTGCGATCAACGAGCTATTTTTTTACGACACGCGGAAAGATTCATTGTACCACTATCAATATGAGAGTACCATAACACCTAATCGTCAGCAACCTCTAAGGAAAACCAATGCAGGATCACGAGAGGAATTTAATGAAATTGGTAAGGATATTGGGCGTAAACTGAATTTTGGGCAACCTGTATACGATCCAGCGCAAGGCCTGTACTATCGATTAACCGTGTTTAGAGAAGATGTCAACCAATCTAATTGGAATACGGTCCTGACCGTTTTTGATGATCATTTGGAGATGATAGCTGAAAATGAGTTGGAAGATTTTCCAATGGCATGGAGGCCTTCTTTTGTGAAAGACAATATGATTTATTTTGCCGTCAATATAGAGGACGAACTGGCCTTTATCCGTGCAAAAATGGTAGCGGAATAA
- a CDS encoding RNA methyltransferase, whose product MKKLSMDELNRLSVDEFKSSDKIPLVIVLDNIRSLNNVGSAFRTSDAFRIQKIYLCGITGTPPHRDIQKTALGATDSVEWEYAGSTLDAIASLKQQGFTICSMEQVEESTKLNTFSPKAGEQYALVFGNEVFGVEEEVILASDHVLEIPQMGTKHSLNISVSMGIAIWDFVSKLGVLAPLGE is encoded by the coding sequence ATGAAAAAATTAAGCATGGACGAGCTTAACCGCCTGTCCGTCGATGAGTTTAAATCATCTGATAAGATTCCCTTGGTAATCGTGCTGGACAATATCCGAAGCTTAAACAATGTCGGCTCGGCATTTCGGACTTCGGATGCGTTCCGTATCCAGAAGATTTATCTCTGTGGCATTACCGGAACTCCGCCCCATCGTGATATCCAGAAAACGGCTCTGGGAGCCACGGATTCCGTGGAATGGGAATATGCAGGAAGCACCTTGGATGCTATCGCCAGTTTAAAGCAACAAGGGTTTACCATTTGTTCGATGGAGCAAGTGGAAGAAAGTACCAAACTGAACACGTTCAGTCCGAAGGCTGGCGAGCAGTATGCGTTGGTTTTTGGGAATGAAGTCTTTGGTGTGGAGGAAGAAGTGATCCTGGCCAGTGATCATGTCTTGGAAATCCCCCAAATGGGCACCAAACATTCCCTGAACATTTCCGTGAGCATGGGCATTGCCATCTGGGATTTTGTGTCCAAGCTTGGGGTATTGGCTCCTTTAGGGGAGTAG